From Microlunatus capsulatus, a single genomic window includes:
- a CDS encoding MFS transporter gives MTSPRTSTVRIILASRFYRSAFVALLLSGLAISATTPQLTLFLVRDLGAPLPVAGLYYVTNLAAPVAGYVVGRWSDRSSNRLGLFRVCAAIGALGWLAMSFSTALWMPFVISVVALSVGGASMAQLFAATRDELSRHPTGADNRVLSAVRMAFTAGWVLGPVVGSWLGSLVGLRPLLVATAVLTLAQVLPLGRQRVERYRSPEAEHAARSGGPRRRMVPLLVFTGLCVLAMTGDTIKFGYLPLYMADELKVPDAVRGSVIAFQPLLELALMPFFARFADRYGALRVMVVGMALGVGANLAFATSTGVGGLFVGQLLAAGLWAALGALGVSIAQHLYPEGVGTASGLFLSSMTLGSAAGGLIGGFGVARFGLPEVFFLPAGLSAVAVVGLVVLERRLRVPAPVVAPEPEPVGRR, from the coding sequence GTGACCAGCCCCCGCACGTCGACCGTGCGCATCATCCTCGCGTCCCGCTTCTACCGCAGCGCCTTCGTCGCGCTGCTGCTCAGCGGGCTGGCCATCTCGGCCACCACACCTCAGCTGACGCTCTTCCTGGTGCGTGATCTCGGCGCCCCGCTGCCGGTCGCGGGGCTCTACTACGTCACCAACCTCGCGGCGCCCGTCGCCGGCTACGTCGTCGGCCGCTGGTCCGACCGCAGCAGCAACCGGCTCGGGCTGTTCCGGGTCTGCGCGGCGATCGGGGCGCTGGGCTGGCTGGCCATGTCGTTCAGCACCGCCCTGTGGATGCCCTTCGTCATCAGCGTCGTCGCGCTCAGCGTCGGCGGCGCGTCCATGGCCCAGCTGTTCGCCGCCACCCGGGACGAGCTGAGCCGCCACCCCACCGGCGCGGACAACCGGGTGCTGTCCGCCGTCCGGATGGCCTTCACGGCTGGCTGGGTGCTGGGTCCGGTCGTCGGGAGCTGGCTGGGCAGCCTCGTGGGCCTGCGTCCCCTGCTGGTGGCGACCGCGGTCCTGACCCTGGCCCAGGTCCTGCCGCTCGGCCGGCAGCGCGTGGAGCGGTACCGGAGCCCGGAGGCCGAGCACGCGGCGAGGAGCGGCGGTCCCCGTCGTCGGATGGTGCCCCTCCTGGTGTTCACCGGTCTCTGCGTCCTGGCCATGACGGGCGACACCATCAAGTTCGGCTACCTGCCGCTGTACATGGCCGACGAGCTGAAGGTCCCCGACGCCGTCCGCGGCAGCGTCATCGCCTTCCAGCCGCTGCTCGAGCTGGCGCTCATGCCCTTCTTCGCCCGCTTCGCCGACCGCTACGGCGCGCTGCGGGTGATGGTGGTGGGGATGGCCCTCGGCGTGGGCGCCAACCTGGCCTTCGCCACCAGCACCGGCGTCGGCGGGCTCTTCGTCGGCCAGCTGCTGGCCGCGGGGTTGTGGGCGGCCCTGGGCGCCCTGGGCGTCTCCATCGCCCAGCACCTCTACCCGGAGGGCGTCGGGACGGCCTCCGGGCTCTTCCTCAGCTCGATGACCCTCGGTTCGGCGGCCGGCGGGCTCATCGGCGGCTTCGGCGTCGCCCGGTTCGGGCTCCCCGAGGTGTTCTTCCTCCCCGCGGGCCTCTCGGCCGTCGCCGTCGTCGGCCTCGTGGTCCTGGAACGGCGGCTGCGGGTGCCCGCCCCCGTCGTCGCCCCCGAGCCGGAGCCGGTGGGCCGCCGCTGA